In one window of Helianthus annuus cultivar XRQ/B chromosome 17, HanXRQr2.0-SUNRISE, whole genome shotgun sequence DNA:
- the LOC110924458 gene encoding valine N-monooxygenase 1, with protein MLQNRPTFRWIHKLMDDYKSPIICIRLGHSTHVIVVSSPFLACEFLKTQDEIFASRPKTLSGYLISNGYRSTIMAPLGNQWRMMRRMLNRNILSLSVHKWLQPKRDAEANHLLSYITSQISEGGLINIRLASQQFCGNLIRNMIFGTRLFGEGNSGDEETEHVSALFIILKYFSAFCISDYFPWLRGKTDFDGHEKIIRTAIEIVRKYHDPLIDERIQMWNNGDRKQEVDILDILIKHDQPKLTPQDIQAQILELMIATIDNPSNAVEWVMGEMMSEPTILKKAVEELDKVVGCNRLVEESDLPQLNYIKACIKESFRLHPFAPFNAPHYSVKDTVVAGYFIPKGSHVLLSRLGLGRNPNLWKDPMRFDPDRHLGENGKQVVLTDNELRMLSFSTGKRGCPGVILGSTITTTLLARMIHGFSWELPCDEMGIKLVENYDDLHLAKPLVVIAKPRLPRYLYPNAMCSGRAL; from the exons atgcttcaaaaccGGCCAACCTTCCGTTGGATCCACAAGCTCATGGACGATTACAAGTCCCCAATCATTTGCATTCGGCTAGGCCACTCAACCCATGTCATCGTAGTCTCTTCGCCATTCCTAGCGTGCGAGTTTCTAAAAACTCAAGATGAAATATTCGCTTCGAGGCCTAAAACTTTATCAGGTTATTTAATAAGTAATGGCTACCGATCAACCATCATGGCCCCCTTGGGAAACCAATGGCGAATGATGAGAAGAATGTTGAACCGAAACATCCTCTCGTTGTCAGTACACAAATGGCTCCAACCCAAACGAGATGCAGAAGCTAACCACTTACTTTCTTACATAACCAGTCAGATAAGTGAAGGCGGATTGATAAACATTCGATTAGCAAGCCAACAGTTTTGTGGAAACCTGATAAGGAATATGATTTTTGGAACAAGACTCTTTGGGGAAGGAAACTCGGGTGATGAAGAAACTGAACATGTCTCGGCTCTTTTCATCATCCTAAAGTATTTTAGTGCATTTTGCATCTCTGATTATTTTCCGTGGTTGAGAGGGAAGACTGATTTTGATGGCCATGAAAAAATTATAAGGACTGCCATTGAAATTGTCCGAAAGTACCATGATCCATTGATCGATGAACGAATTCAAATGTGGAACAATGGGGATCGCAAGCAAGAAGTGGATATACTTGATATTCTAATCAAACATGATCAACCAAAGCTTACACCACAGGATATTCAAGCCCAAATTCTT GAACTAATGATTGCCACAATCGATAATCCATCTAATGCAGTAGAATGGGTGATGGGAGAGATGATGAGTGAACCTACTATACTGAAAAAAGCTGTTGAGGAGTTGGACAAGGTGGTTGGTTGCAACCGCCTTGTCGAAGAGTCAGACTTGCCCCAACTCAATTACATAAAAGCATGCATCAAGGAGTCCTTCAGGCTGCATCCTTTTGCACCCTTCAATGCTCCCCACTATTCAGTAAAGGACACTGTTGTCGCGGGTTACTTCATACCCAAGGGTAGTCACGTGTTGCTTAGTAGACTCGGGTTGGGGAGGAACCCTAATCTGTGGAAGGATCCGATGCGGTTTGACCCAGATCGACATCTAGGAGAGAACGGAAAACAAGTGGTTCTTACTGATAATGAACTGAGGATGCTTTCGTTTAGCACCGGGAAACGGGGTTGTCCAGGAGTGATTTTGGGTTCGACCATTACTACAACGTTGTTAGCTAGAATGATTCACGGGTTCTCATGGGAGCTGCCATGTGATGAGATGGGGATTAAGCTTGTTGAAAATTATGATGATCTTCACTTGGCTAAGCCACTTGTAGTCATTGCTAAGCCACGACTCCCTCGATATCTTTACCCTAATGCGATGTGTAGTGGTAGAGCCCTGTAG
- the LOC110924459 gene encoding uncharacterized protein LOC110924459, translated as MGFPPKWRNWVMGILFAGRGSVLVNGSPTGEFQYKRGLRHGDPLSPFLFIIAMEALHVMMENAKENNIFHGIKLPRNGPYLTRMLYADDSIFIGEWENDNVRNLKRILRIFYLISGLKLNSRKSHLYGVGTSQEDVKNMASFFNCKEGKFPFVYLGLKVGANMNRIVNWKEIIDLFNKRLSNWKAKNLSFAGRVILVKSVLDTWIGNDPLMVQYPNLYVLAAKKKAKIKELYKSMNGGIFWDWAWTRAPNTDVEKQEMDSLKVQLQQQKMSLVGDFGFGGIMNIKNLVSKIWATGKSTTFVWRAIDNKIPSAVALRDRGINLQEVTCKICGAGDESAEHILLRCNLAARVWEAVKDWTKTQSVNINGSIGELLQSILEGQRSRHRRKMLHAIAIQSMWILWKNRNEKVFTGKLRSAQMIIGDIKDTSFQLPRCEITMKI; from the exons ATGGGATTTCCTCCAAAGTGGAGGAATTGGGTTATGGGTATACTATTCGCAGGTAGAGGATCAGTATTGGTAAACGGCTCACCAACGGGGGAATTTCAGTATAAAAGAGGGCTTAGACACGGCGACCCCTTATCTCCTTTCCTCTTTATTATTGCTATGGAAGCGTTACATGTCATGATGGAGAATGCAAAAGAAAATAATATTTTTCATGGTATAAAATTACCAAGGAATGGCCCTTATTTGACCCGCATGTTGTACGCAGACGACTCTATATTCATTGGTGAGTGGGAGAATGATAATGTGAGAAATCTCAAAAGAATTCTCCGCATTTTCTACTTAATCTCAGGCTTAAAGTTAAATTCGAGAAAGAGTCACTTATACGGGGTAGGAACCAGTCAGGAGGACGTAAAGAATATGGCATCATTTTTCAACTGTAAGGAAGGTAAATTCCCATTTGTATATCTCGGGTTAAAAGTTGGAGCAAATATGAACAGAATCGTTAACTGGAAGGAAATAATTGATTTGTTTAACAAAAGACTTTCTAATTGGAAGGCTAAGAATCTATCTTTCGCCGGTAGAGTTATTCTTGTGAAGTCAGTTTTGG ATACGTGGATTGGCAATGATCCGTTGATGGTACAATATCCAAATCTCTATGTACTAGCAGCAAAGAAGAAAGCAAAGATTAAGGAACTCTACAAAAGTATGAATGGGGGTATATTTTGGGATTGGGCATGGACCAGGGCTCCGAACACTGATGTGGAGAAACAAGAGATGGATTCTCTAAAGGTACAATTACAACAACAAAAAATGTCTCTTGTTGGGGACTTTGGGTTTGGAGGAATCATGAACATCAAGAATTTGGTGTCAAAAAT TTGGGCGACTGGTAAGAGTACAACTTTTGTATGGCGAGCAATAGATAACAAGATTCCGTCAGCCGTGGCATTGAGAGACAGAGGCATAAACCTGCAGGAAGTTACCTGCAAAATATGTGGAGCTGGTGACGAATCTGCAGAACATATTCTGCTGCGTTGCAACTTGGCGGCAAGAGTATGGGAGGCTGTGAAAGACTGGACTAAAACTCAGTCGGTTAACATAAATGGCAGCATAGGGGAACTATTACAATCGATACTCGAAGGCCAAAGGAGTCGACATAGGAGAAAAATGTTACATGCAATAGCAATACAGTCGATGTGGATTCTATGGAAAAATAGAAACGAAAAAGTTTTCACAGGCAAACTGAGATCGGCCCAGATGATTATCGGGGATATAAAGGACACGTCATTCCAACTTCCAAGGTGTGAAATTACGATGAAAATATAG